A genome region from Candidatus Methylomirabilota bacterium includes the following:
- the recA gene encoding recombinase RecA, whose product MADVKSDRRQALDLAIASIDRQFGKGAIMRLGQGGVIDEISVIPTGAMQLDVALGVGGIPRGRITEIYGPESSGKTTLALHVIAEAQRMGGTAAFIDAEHALDPVYAKNLGVNTDELLISQPDTGEQALEIAETLVRSNAVDVIVIDSVAALVPRAELDGDMGDSLPGLQARLMSQALRKLTAAIARSGGSVIFINQIREKIGVMFGCLHWDTRVLLADGSRKRIGTIVRRRLPVEVLSYDPITRKVSPRRVVNWFNNGRTDHFIHFRIYGGKSGLSGFAATPNHLVFTPRGEVAAGELRVGDQVLFYMPDYWLTDDQHQLLLGGCLGDGSLRMQGGHSAHFRVGHGHSQKDYLEWKHAMLSPFARPIGRVANGLGFSTITMAVLGDLRRELYGEDGHRVVGAATLERLDARGLAVWYGDDGSFMGSFDRWGKGKAVLYNKSLKGECRERVMAAFERLGIGRLRDDRRGFWFSSEQTARLHELIAPYLHPSVDYKLHPTLRGRFAWQSPLAQAGTLESRRRFRVVPVEITDRTVRASGIRPYRFDIEVEGSHTYLANGVVVHNSPETTTGGRALKFYSSIRLDIRRQDTIKNGTEAVGVRTKVKVVKNKLSPPFREAEFDVIYGEGISKEGSVLDLAAEHNVVEKSGTWYTYKSERIGQGRENAKRYLKDNPKVLADLEVKVRGALGLKPVGGAPPPTPEKAAK is encoded by the coding sequence ATGGCTGATGTGAAGAGCGACCGCCGCCAGGCCCTGGATCTGGCCATTGCCTCGATCGACCGCCAGTTCGGCAAAGGCGCCATCATGCGTCTGGGCCAGGGAGGGGTCATCGACGAGATCTCGGTCATCCCCACGGGCGCGATGCAGCTCGACGTCGCGCTGGGCGTGGGTGGGATTCCGCGCGGGCGGATCACCGAGATCTACGGCCCGGAGTCGTCCGGCAAGACCACGCTGGCCCTGCACGTCATCGCGGAGGCCCAGCGCATGGGCGGCACCGCTGCCTTCATCGACGCCGAGCACGCGCTCGACCCGGTCTACGCCAAGAACCTCGGGGTCAACACCGACGAGCTGCTGATCTCGCAGCCGGACACCGGCGAGCAGGCGCTCGAGATCGCGGAGACCCTGGTGCGCTCCAACGCGGTGGACGTCATCGTGATCGACTCGGTGGCGGCCCTGGTGCCCCGCGCCGAGCTGGACGGCGACATGGGCGACTCGCTGCCCGGCCTGCAGGCCCGTCTCATGTCGCAGGCCCTGCGCAAGCTCACCGCCGCCATCGCCCGCTCCGGCGGCTCGGTGATCTTCATCAACCAGATCCGCGAGAAGATCGGGGTCATGTTCGGGTGCCTGCACTGGGACACCCGAGTCCTCCTTGCGGATGGTTCGCGCAAGCGCATCGGCACGATCGTCCGTCGGCGTTTGCCGGTGGAAGTGCTTTCATACGATCCGATTACTCGCAAAGTATCACCACGTCGCGTTGTCAACTGGTTCAACAATGGACGGACCGATCACTTCATCCATTTCCGCATTTATGGGGGGAAGAGCGGACTATCTGGGTTTGCCGCCACTCCCAATCACCTCGTCTTTACCCCGCGCGGTGAGGTCGCCGCTGGGGAGCTTCGCGTCGGTGATCAGGTCCTGTTCTACATGCCGGATTACTGGCTCACTGACGATCAGCACCAACTCCTCCTCGGCGGATGCTTGGGAGATGGGTCGCTGCGGATGCAGGGCGGACACAGCGCTCACTTCAGGGTAGGGCACGGGCACTCCCAGAAGGACTACCTCGAGTGGAAGCATGCGATGCTCTCACCATTTGCCCGGCCGATTGGACGCGTCGCCAATGGGCTTGGGTTCAGCACCATCACTATGGCCGTGCTCGGCGACTTGCGTCGCGAACTATATGGAGAGGATGGGCATCGCGTAGTGGGAGCGGCGACGCTCGAACGGCTTGACGCCCGCGGCTTGGCGGTCTGGTACGGGGATGATGGATCGTTCATGGGTTCCTTCGACCGCTGGGGCAAGGGGAAGGCGGTGCTCTACAACAAGAGCCTGAAGGGCGAGTGTCGTGAGCGGGTGATGGCCGCCTTCGAGCGGCTTGGTATCGGGAGACTGCGCGATGATCGCCGGGGCTTTTGGTTCAGCTCAGAGCAGACAGCGCGCTTACACGAACTCATCGCGCCGTACCTGCACCCGTCGGTGGACTATAAGCTTCACCCGACGCTTCGAGGTCGGTTCGCCTGGCAGTCACCGCTGGCGCAGGCAGGAACGCTGGAAAGCCGGCGCAGATTCCGGGTGGTTCCGGTCGAGATCACCGATCGGACGGTGCGCGCCTCCGGGATTCGGCCATACCGCTTCGACATCGAAGTTGAGGGCAGCCACACCTACCTGGCCAACGGGGTGGTGGTCCACAACTCCCCGGAGACCACCACCGGGGGCCGGGCGCTCAAGTTCTACTCCTCTATTCGCCTCGACATCCGCCGCCAGGACACCATCAAGAACGGCACCGAGGCGGTCGGGGTCCGGACCAAGGTCAAGGTGGTGAAGAACAAGCTCTCTCCCCCCTTCCGGGAGGCCGAATTCGACGTCATCTACGGGGAGGGGATCTCCAAGGAAGGGTCCGTCCTGGACCTGGCCGCGGAGCACAATGTTGTCGAAAAATCCGGCACTTGGTACACCTATAAGAGTGAGCGGATCGGGCAGGGACGGGAGAACGCCAAGCGGTATCTGAAGGACAACCCCAAGGTCTTGGCTGACCTCGAGGTGAAAGTCCGCGGCGCCCTCGGCCTCAAGCCCGTTGGGGGGGCGCCGCCGCCGACCCCGGAGAAGGCGGCCAAGTAG
- a CDS encoding type IV pilus twitching motility protein PilT yields the protein MELQQLLAETAQRKASDLHLKSGSKPILRIHGHLEVQDDLPLITREFIDKTAEGLLGERRLRMLMEGREMDLGYMLPGIGRFRCNLFLAMGEVRGVFRHVPERIPLFQELHLPKVLERLSMERRGMLLVTGITGSGKSTTLASMIDFMNRSRNDHIVTIEDPIEFVHQDKKCVMSQREIGHDSMNFAQALRAALREDPDIMLVGELRDVETMEVGLHAAETGHLVMSTLHTLNAAETINRMISMFPPHQEEQIRGQLASVIQGIVSQRLVVRADGRGRVPAVEIMIATGLIRDCIREADKTPQIPSVIAAGTAQYGMQTFDQSLLQLYREELVTYETARDAATNPDDFDLKVKGIFSTGEMTWEHPGGSSTAATHTPPAQPASLTGSGATPGPAARSPFVKRT from the coding sequence ATGGAACTGCAGCAGCTGCTGGCGGAGACCGCACAGCGCAAGGCTTCGGACCTGCACCTCAAGTCGGGCTCCAAGCCGATCCTCAGGATCCACGGCCATCTCGAGGTGCAGGACGACCTGCCCCTGATCACGCGGGAGTTCATCGACAAGACCGCCGAGGGCCTGCTGGGCGAGCGTCGCCTCCGCATGCTGATGGAGGGCCGGGAGATGGACCTGGGCTACATGCTGCCCGGGATCGGCCGCTTCCGCTGCAACCTGTTCCTGGCCATGGGCGAGGTCCGGGGCGTCTTCCGGCACGTGCCCGAGCGCATCCCGCTGTTCCAGGAGCTGCACCTGCCGAAGGTCCTCGAGCGCCTCTCCATGGAGCGGCGCGGGATGCTCCTGGTCACCGGCATCACCGGCTCCGGCAAGTCCACCACGCTGGCGTCCATGATCGACTTCATGAATCGCAGCCGTAACGACCACATCGTCACGATCGAGGACCCGATCGAGTTCGTGCACCAGGACAAGAAGTGCGTGATGAGCCAGCGCGAGATCGGCCACGACTCGATGAACTTCGCCCAGGCGCTGCGCGCCGCGCTCCGCGAGGATCCCGACATCATGCTGGTCGGTGAGCTCCGCGACGTGGAGACCATGGAAGTCGGCCTCCACGCGGCCGAGACCGGTCACCTCGTGATGTCCACGCTGCATACCCTGAACGCGGCCGAGACCATCAACCGCATGATCTCCATGTTCCCCCCGCACCAGGAAGAGCAGATCCGTGGGCAGCTGGCCTCGGTCATCCAGGGCATCGTCTCCCAGCGCCTGGTCGTGCGCGCCGACGGCCGGGGCCGGGTGCCCGCGGTGGAGATCATGATCGCCACCGGCCTCATCCGCGACTGTATCCGCGAGGCCGACAAGACCCCGCAGATTCCGAGCGTGATCGCCGCGGGCACCGCCCAGTACGGCATGCAGACCTTCGACCAGTCGCTCCTGCAGCTGTATCGCGAGGAGCTGGTCACGTACGAGACCGCCCGCGACGCGGCCACCAACCCCGACGACTTCGACCTGAAGGTGAAGGGCATCTTCTCCACCGGCGAGATGACGTGGGAGCACCCGGGGGGCAGCAGCACCGCGGCCACCCACACCCCGCCGGCCCAGCCGGCGAGCCTCACCGGCAGCGGCGCCACGCCCGGTCCGGCCGCGCGGAGCCCGTTCGTCAAGCGGACGTAG
- a CDS encoding regulatory protein RecX, with the protein MPGRRTRRSGEPRPQPTLTEKAARLAAFDLLARKSWSGRDLTRRLRRRGAPAEVAQAVVADLTGRGYVDDQAFARWWAEARARGRRIGSRRLRQELAAKGIPREMVEAAIAAAFEEVGEAERALEAARRRLPALLRGRQAARASARLADYLLRRGYPASAVRHAVATLLAGRGVDVPATEEDGGV; encoded by the coding sequence GTGCCGGGGCGCCGGACCCGCCGTTCCGGGGAGCCGCGCCCGCAGCCGACGCTGACCGAGAAGGCCGCCCGACTGGCGGCCTTCGATCTTCTCGCCCGCAAGTCCTGGAGCGGTCGCGATCTCACCCGCCGGCTCCGCCGGCGGGGAGCCCCCGCCGAGGTGGCACAGGCCGTGGTGGCCGATCTCACCGGCCGCGGCTACGTGGACGATCAGGCGTTCGCTCGCTGGTGGGCCGAGGCGCGGGCGCGCGGCCGTCGCATCGGCAGCCGCCGCCTCCGTCAGGAGCTGGCCGCCAAGGGCATCCCGCGCGAGATGGTGGAGGCGGCGATCGCGGCGGCCTTCGAGGAGGTCGGCGAAGCCGAGCGCGCGCTCGAAGCGGCGCGCCGCCGGCTGCCCGCGCTGCTCCGCGGTCGCCAGGCCGCCCGCGCCTCCGCCCGCCTGGCCGACTACCTCCTGCGCCGTGGCTACCCGGCCTCGGCGGTTCGTCACGCGGTCGCCACGCTGCTCGCCGGCCGCGGGGTCGACGTCCCCGCCACCGAGGAGGACGGCGGCGTATAA
- the alaS gene encoding alanine--tRNA ligase: MTGSEIRARFLEYFRRRGHTVVRSSPLVPAQDPTLLFTNAGMVQFKSVFLGEERRDYVRATTAQKCVRAGGKHNDLENVGHTARHHTFFEMLGNFSFGDYFKEDAIRFCWELLTEEFGLPKDRLKATVFTDDDAAFGLWKTVAGLSDDRILRLGEEDNFWAMGDTGPCGPCSEVHFHQGDHLPCAEEQAGRTCPGPACDCDRWLEVWNLVFMQYNRDASGAMTPLPKPSIDTGMGLERVAAVLQGKQSNYDTDLFRPLLARVEELCGKTYGRDEAADVSMRVIADHARAATFLITDGVMPSNEWRGYVLRRIMRRAMRHGRMLGMSEPFLWDVTGRVVSVMGEAYPEIREAQARVAEAVRQEEERFAETLDLGMAKIREYLEAHRGDAARTVDGRFLFTLYDTHGFPSDLAQEVFADAGWTVTPETQQAFDAEMEAQRERARAGASFGGGDSGDPSVAIYQRLSGELARPTFLGYGALTAPARILAMVADGQRRREARQGETVEVILDRTPAYAESGGQQGDTGTLVGREGQGRIQDTYYRGSQLIVHRVAVTQGQLREGEEVAVSVESRRRQGLRQHHTGTHLLHAALRRVLGTHVAQAGSLVAPDHLRFDFSHGAAVKDSELEDVESLVNEQVQANVVVSPAEMDLQEALKSGAMALFGEKYGDRVRVIRIGDFSTELCGGTHLDATGQIGLFKVTDEGAVASGVRRIEAVTGEPALAHVGREEAALRESAGLLRIPPLELPRRLATLLEDQKRLEKQLAQLESRLARTQAQDLVTAATPVAGVTVLAARLDGLDPDGLRSVVDTLRDRLPSGIIVLGSAADGKVNLVAAVSKDLTRRFPAGRLVQEIAKMVGGGGGGRPDLAQAGGKDASKLDEALAAVAGWVERTAQG, translated from the coding sequence ATGACCGGGAGCGAGATCAGAGCGCGATTCCTCGAATATTTCCGCCGCCGCGGGCACACCGTGGTGCGATCGTCCCCCCTCGTGCCCGCCCAGGACCCGACCCTGCTCTTCACCAACGCGGGCATGGTCCAGTTCAAGTCGGTCTTCCTCGGCGAGGAGCGGCGCGACTACGTGCGGGCCACCACCGCCCAGAAGTGCGTGCGCGCCGGCGGCAAGCACAACGACCTGGAGAACGTCGGCCACACCGCCCGGCATCACACGTTCTTCGAGATGCTGGGCAACTTCTCCTTCGGCGACTACTTCAAGGAGGACGCGATCCGGTTCTGCTGGGAGCTCCTGACCGAGGAATTCGGGCTGCCCAAGGACCGACTGAAGGCCACCGTCTTCACCGACGACGACGCGGCGTTCGGCCTCTGGAAGACCGTCGCGGGGCTCTCCGACGACCGCATCCTGCGGCTGGGCGAGGAGGACAACTTCTGGGCGATGGGCGACACCGGTCCGTGCGGCCCCTGCTCGGAGGTGCACTTCCACCAGGGGGACCACCTGCCCTGCGCCGAGGAGCAGGCCGGGCGGACGTGCCCGGGGCCGGCGTGCGACTGCGACCGCTGGCTCGAGGTCTGGAACCTGGTCTTCATGCAGTACAACCGCGACGCGAGTGGCGCGATGACGCCCCTGCCCAAGCCGTCCATCGATACCGGCATGGGGCTCGAGCGGGTCGCGGCGGTGCTCCAGGGCAAGCAGTCGAACTACGACACCGATCTGTTCCGGCCCCTGCTCGCGCGAGTGGAAGAGCTGTGCGGGAAGACCTACGGCCGCGACGAGGCGGCCGACGTGTCGATGCGGGTGATCGCCGATCACGCCCGTGCCGCGACGTTCCTCATCACCGACGGCGTCATGCCCTCGAACGAGTGGCGCGGCTACGTGCTGCGGCGGATCATGCGCCGGGCCATGCGCCACGGCCGCATGCTCGGGATGTCGGAGCCGTTCCTCTGGGACGTGACCGGCCGCGTGGTCTCGGTGATGGGCGAGGCGTACCCGGAGATCCGCGAGGCGCAGGCGCGCGTGGCCGAGGCGGTGCGGCAGGAAGAGGAGCGCTTCGCGGAGACGCTCGACCTCGGCATGGCCAAGATCCGCGAGTACCTGGAGGCGCATCGCGGCGATGCCGCCCGCACCGTGGACGGCCGCTTCCTGTTCACGCTCTACGACACCCACGGCTTCCCGTCCGACCTGGCCCAGGAAGTGTTCGCGGACGCGGGCTGGACGGTCACCCCGGAGACGCAGCAGGCCTTCGACGCCGAGATGGAGGCGCAGCGCGAGCGCGCCCGTGCCGGTGCGTCCTTCGGCGGCGGCGACAGCGGCGATCCGAGCGTGGCGATCTACCAGCGGCTGTCCGGTGAGCTCGCCCGGCCCACGTTCCTCGGCTACGGCGCCCTGACCGCGCCGGCTCGCATCCTGGCCATGGTGGCCGACGGCCAGCGCCGGCGCGAGGCGCGGCAGGGCGAGACGGTGGAGGTCATCCTGGACCGCACGCCGGCGTACGCGGAGTCCGGCGGCCAGCAGGGCGACACCGGCACCCTGGTCGGTCGCGAGGGGCAGGGTCGGATCCAGGACACCTACTATCGCGGCAGCCAGCTGATCGTGCACCGGGTGGCGGTGACCCAGGGTCAGCTGCGCGAGGGCGAGGAGGTCGCGGTCAGCGTCGAGTCGCGTCGCCGGCAGGGCCTGCGCCAGCACCACACCGGCACCCACCTGCTCCACGCCGCGCTCCGTCGCGTGCTGGGCACCCACGTCGCCCAGGCCGGCTCGCTGGTGGCCCCCGACCATCTGCGCTTCGACTTCTCCCACGGCGCGGCGGTGAAGGACAGCGAGCTGGAGGACGTGGAGAGTCTGGTCAACGAGCAGGTGCAGGCGAACGTGGTGGTGAGCCCGGCCGAGATGGACCTGCAGGAGGCGCTCAAGAGCGGGGCCATGGCCCTCTTCGGCGAGAAGTACGGCGACCGGGTGCGGGTGATCCGCATCGGCGATTTCTCGACGGAGCTGTGTGGCGGCACCCACCTCGACGCCACCGGCCAGATCGGGCTCTTCAAGGTGACCGACGAGGGCGCGGTGGCCTCCGGCGTGCGGCGCATCGAGGCGGTGACCGGCGAGCCCGCGCTGGCCCACGTGGGCCGCGAGGAGGCGGCGCTCCGCGAATCGGCCGGCCTGCTCAGGATCCCGCCGCTGGAGCTGCCGCGGCGCCTCGCCACGCTGCTGGAGGATCAGAAGCGCCTGGAGAAGCAGCTGGCCCAGCTCGAGAGCAGGCTGGCCCGCACTCAGGCCCAGGACCTCGTGACCGCCGCGACGCCGGTGGCCGGCGTGACGGTGCTGGCCGCGCGCCTCGATGGGCTCGATCCCGACGGCCTGCGCTCGGTCGTGGACACGCTTCGCGATCGGCTGCCGTCCGGCATCATCGTGCTCGGCAGCGCGGCGGACGGCAAGGTGAACCTGGTCGCCGCGGTATCGAAGGATCTCACCAGGCGCTTCCCGGCCGGCCGGCTCGTGCAGGAGATCGCGAAGATGGTCGGGGGCGGCGGCGGTGGCCGCCCCGATCTCGCGCAGGCCGGTGGCAAGGACGCGTCCAAGCTCGACGAGGCGCTGGCCGCGGTGGCCGGCTGGGTGGAGCGGACGGCCCAGGGTTAG
- a CDS encoding molybdopterin-dependent oxidoreductase: protein MATDRRTVRTMCPMNCHPTLCGMLVTVEDGRIVEVAGDPDNPDSRGFLCVRGHASREIIGNPQRILTPLARDRRDQAFREIGWDEALDRIAANARAVGREAVGLWSGHGFFTTNYGTRVNSELLRRFANLWGCQWWAPTMICWGLGGFGIGLTGPLETNTKEDMGAHANLILLWGANLASQPNTGRHLVNARRRGAHVVTIDVRRTEAAAQSDEVLIVRPGSDAALALGLMHVLIGEGLCDREFVARHTVGFDALAAHVRPYSPEWAAAETGLAASTIAALARRYASTRPAMIVLGGSSMHKGGQGWRGARAVSCLPALTGNLGIAGGGLGPRHGSKGHGHGLADISEPERRPPGRYVPNQMSRVTEALEDGTVRALWLFGTDMLSSYADVARVERALARQELIVSYELFWNETARRFADIVLPSTAWVEELGCKATNTHLYLMEPALPPAGQTRTGAWVLRGLAERLGVADFYPWTGDEGPLDAILDHPATGRATVAALRAESGRRALNVSPVGHPTRVFPTPSGKVELYSARAESLGLPPLPVPEAPAPSRFPLSLRQGRTLGHFHGFYDHGRALPSLAALEPGPALWISPADAAARGVADGTDIRVFNERGEMRCRALVTDRVPARTVWMRDGWDGLNRLTAGESCIPDAAVDVFGFSAGQAAFDAAVEVAPA from the coding sequence ATGGCCACGGACCGCCGCACCGTCCGCACCATGTGTCCGATGAACTGTCATCCCACCCTCTGCGGGATGCTGGTCACCGTCGAGGACGGGCGCATCGTGGAGGTCGCGGGCGATCCCGACAATCCGGACAGCCGCGGCTTCCTGTGCGTGCGCGGCCACGCCTCGCGCGAGATCATCGGCAACCCGCAGCGGATCCTGACGCCGCTCGCGCGCGACCGCCGCGATCAGGCCTTTCGCGAGATCGGCTGGGACGAGGCGCTCGACCGCATCGCGGCGAACGCGCGGGCGGTGGGCCGCGAAGCGGTCGGCCTCTGGTCCGGCCACGGCTTCTTCACCACCAACTACGGCACGCGCGTCAACTCCGAGCTGCTGCGCCGTTTCGCCAACCTCTGGGGCTGTCAGTGGTGGGCGCCCACCATGATCTGCTGGGGCCTCGGCGGCTTCGGCATCGGGCTCACCGGGCCGCTCGAGACCAATACCAAGGAGGACATGGGCGCGCACGCCAACTTGATCCTCCTGTGGGGCGCCAACCTCGCGAGCCAGCCCAACACCGGCCGCCACCTCGTCAACGCCCGCCGTCGCGGCGCGCATGTCGTCACCATCGACGTGCGGCGCACCGAGGCGGCGGCCCAGTCCGACGAGGTGTTGATCGTGCGGCCGGGCAGCGATGCGGCCCTGGCCCTGGGCCTCATGCACGTGCTGATCGGCGAGGGCCTCTGCGATCGGGAGTTCGTGGCGCGCCACACCGTCGGGTTCGACGCGCTCGCAGCCCACGTGCGGCCGTACTCGCCGGAGTGGGCCGCCGCCGAGACCGGCCTCGCCGCCTCGACGATCGCGGCGCTCGCGCGCCGGTACGCGAGCACCCGGCCGGCCATGATCGTGCTCGGGGGTAGCAGCATGCACAAGGGCGGACAGGGCTGGCGAGGCGCGCGCGCGGTGTCGTGCCTGCCCGCCCTCACCGGTAATCTCGGCATCGCGGGTGGCGGGCTCGGTCCGCGCCACGGCAGCAAGGGGCACGGCCACGGTCTCGCCGACATCTCGGAGCCGGAGCGCCGGCCTCCGGGCCGCTACGTGCCGAACCAGATGTCGCGCGTCACCGAGGCGCTGGAGGACGGCACGGTGCGCGCGCTCTGGCTGTTCGGCACCGACATGCTGTCCTCCTACGCCGACGTCGCCCGGGTCGAGCGCGCCCTCGCGCGGCAGGAGCTGATCGTCAGCTACGAGTTGTTCTGGAACGAGACCGCGCGGCGCTTCGCGGACATCGTGCTGCCGAGCACCGCGTGGGTCGAGGAGCTGGGCTGCAAGGCGACCAACACGCATCTCTACCTGATGGAGCCGGCGCTGCCGCCCGCCGGACAGACCCGCACGGGCGCGTGGGTGCTGCGCGGGCTCGCCGAGCGGCTCGGGGTGGCCGACTTCTATCCGTGGACGGGCGACGAGGGGCCGCTCGACGCGATCCTCGATCATCCCGCCACCGGCCGCGCCACGGTGGCCGCGCTGCGCGCGGAGAGCGGCCGGCGCGCCTTGAACGTCTCGCCGGTCGGACATCCGACGCGGGTGTTCCCCACGCCATCCGGCAAGGTGGAGCTCTACTCGGCCCGCGCGGAGAGCCTGGGACTGCCGCCGCTGCCGGTGCCGGAGGCGCCGGCCCCGTCGCGGTTCCCGCTCTCGCTGCGCCAGGGCCGCACCCTCGGCCACTTCCACGGCTTCTACGATCACGGCCGCGCGCTGCCGTCGCTCGCCGCGCTCGAGCCGGGCCCCGCGCTGTGGATCTCGCCGGCGGACGCGGCGGCGCGCGGGGTCGCCGACGGCACCGACATCCGCGTGTTCAACGAGCGCGGCGAGATGCGCTGCCGCGCCCTCGTGACGGATCGGGTGCCCGCGCGCACCGTGTGGATGCGCGACGGCTGGGACGGCCTCAACCGGCTGACCGCGGGCGAGTCGTGCATCCCCGACGCGGCGGTGGACGTGTTCGGCTTCTCGGCGGGGCAGGCCGCGTTCGACGCAGCGGTGGAGGTCGCGCCTGCCTGA
- a CDS encoding HAD family hydrolase, translating to MLLDFGGTLDADGLTWKERFYRLWRDEGAAASREAFDPVFYAADDALVGAIPITCSFEETVHRLARGLATALAVRDERVIARVAERFLADALRHLARNRALLARLRPRYHLGIVSNFYGNLETVCHNVSVRPLLGAVVDSERVGILKPDPRIFMMALDGLGVKPADAVFVGDSAARDMAGARALGMRHIWLAGEPAPPDGPCCPGDAIIQTFQAVEALLL from the coding sequence GTGCTGCTGGACTTCGGCGGGACCCTCGACGCCGACGGGTTGACCTGGAAGGAGCGATTCTACCGGCTCTGGCGCGACGAGGGGGCCGCGGCGAGCCGCGAGGCGTTCGATCCCGTCTTCTACGCGGCCGACGACGCGCTGGTGGGCGCGATCCCGATCACGTGTTCCTTCGAGGAGACGGTGCATCGACTCGCGCGCGGCCTCGCGACCGCGCTGGCCGTCCGCGACGAGCGCGTGATCGCGCGGGTGGCCGAGCGCTTTCTCGCCGACGCGCTTCGGCACCTCGCGCGCAATCGCGCGCTGCTGGCGCGGCTGCGGCCGCGCTATCACCTCGGCATCGTGTCCAACTTCTATGGCAACCTCGAAACGGTGTGCCATAATGTGTCGGTTCGGCCCCTGCTCGGTGCCGTCGTGGATTCCGAGCGAGTGGGGATCCTGAAGCCCGATCCGCGTATCTTCATGATGGCGCTGGACGGGCTGGGCGTGAAGCCGGCGGACGCGGTGTTCGTGGGCGATTCGGCGGCGCGGGACATGGCGGGGGCACGGGCGCTCGGCATGCGACACATCTGGCTGGCCGGAGAGCCGGCGCCACCCGACGGGCCGTGCTGCCCGGGCGATGCGATCATCCAGACGTTTCAGGCCGTGGAGGCGTTGCTTCTCTGA